AATCACTTTTTAGTGTTTTAGAAGTTTCAGTAAAACAGAAACTAGATAAAGTATTTTTTCCGAGCTCAATTGCTGTTTATGGAATTAGCGCACCAAAAGTCGACACAAAACAAGACGCATATTTAGATCCGACAACTGTTTACGGAATCAGTAAAGCAGCTGGAGAAAATTGGGCACAGTATTATTTCTTAAGATATGGCTTAGATGTACGTTCTATAAGATATCCTGGTGTTATTGGTTATCAATCTTTACCAGGTGGAGGAACTACAGATTATGCAGTTGACATCTATCATAAAGCAATTAAAAACGAAGATTTCACCTGTTATTTAAAAGAAGATGCTTGTTTACCAATGATTTATATTGATGATGCAATTAGAGCAACTTTAGAAATTATGGAAGCTCCAAAAGAAGCTATCAAAATTAGAACATCTTATAATTTAGCAGGAGTGAGTTTTACTCCAAAAGAAATAGCTACTTCGATAAAAGAATGGTATCCTGATTTTA
The Tenacibaculum pacificus DNA segment above includes these coding regions:
- a CDS encoding NAD-dependent epimerase/dehydratase family protein, which codes for MKVLVTGAGGQLGTVLTKSLKEKYGKDAVIASDIRTIDYDGIFEILDATSEADLAKIVIKHKVTQIYHLAAILSANGEKNPIQTWDINLKSLFSVLEVSVKQKLDKVFFPSSIAVYGISAPKVDTKQDAYLDPTTVYGISKAAGENWAQYYFLRYGLDVRSIRYPGVIGYQSLPGGGTTDYAVDIYHKAIKNEDFTCYLKEDACLPMIYIDDAIRATLEIMEAPKEAIKIRTSYNLAGVSFTPKEIATSIKEWYPDFKISYKPDFRQAIADSWPASINDDAAREDWNWKPNYSLREMSEEMIIQLKKQQ